From a single Crateriforma spongiae genomic region:
- a CDS encoding S1 RNA-binding domain-containing protein: protein MTNGEQTPETGSPASDSASPQDPANATAPTPRPDDAVPNPENASENTVTPDPAPVDTPSAAPAAESDSSAGDDAKPVARGSGPLAARGLGLAKPASPVATTDAGAAPSNKPAKKKKPGGKKAPRPRLAGERGSTDNAPKVVPSGVTTPAAAKAPPKQGKVAVPSLRQPLSDDLQAELDMQLADSDIDSILGGGAGMPDRKEPLAEGSRLQGRVLKIHDDSVFIGMGGPDEGVVPFEQFEQEPEIGSSVEVMVRGFNGEDGLYVLTLPGQAVDVSDWADMEEGSVVEATITGHNAGGLECKVGGVRGFIPISQVTEYRVEDLSEFVDQRMICLVTEANERRGNLVLSRRAILEREREEKRKEQLEKLEVGDELKGTVRSIKDFGAFVDLGGLDGLIHISKLSWDRVKHPSEVLEEGQEVQVKLEKVDKATGKISLSYRDLLENPWDTAEATFAAGTVHKGTVTRIANFGCFVRLAAGIEGLVHISELAHHRVSKISAFVSEGDEVEVKVLSFDRDTQKIALSIKAAQTSAADTAKTKPTEEEIEPPREMAVKSRHDGPLKGGNNRDTGGERFGLRW from the coding sequence ATGACCAACGGCGAACAGACGCCCGAAACCGGGTCCCCTGCGTCGGACAGCGCCAGCCCGCAAGATCCCGCCAACGCAACCGCCCCCACACCTCGCCCGGACGACGCTGTCCCGAATCCGGAAAACGCGTCGGAAAACACGGTGACACCGGATCCGGCGCCGGTGGACACGCCGTCGGCCGCCCCGGCTGCGGAATCCGATTCGTCGGCCGGTGACGATGCCAAACCGGTGGCACGAGGCAGCGGTCCGCTTGCCGCACGTGGGCTGGGGCTGGCCAAACCCGCGTCGCCGGTCGCGACGACCGACGCCGGGGCCGCCCCATCGAACAAGCCCGCCAAGAAGAAAAAGCCGGGCGGCAAAAAAGCCCCGCGTCCTCGCTTGGCCGGCGAACGAGGTTCGACCGACAACGCTCCCAAAGTCGTTCCCAGCGGCGTGACCACTCCGGCCGCCGCCAAGGCGCCGCCCAAGCAAGGCAAGGTCGCCGTCCCGAGTTTGCGGCAACCGTTGTCCGACGACCTGCAGGCCGAATTGGACATGCAACTGGCCGATTCGGACATCGATTCGATTCTGGGTGGCGGTGCCGGCATGCCGGACCGCAAAGAACCGCTGGCCGAAGGTTCGCGGTTACAAGGCCGCGTCCTGAAAATCCATGACGACAGCGTCTTCATCGGCATGGGCGGCCCGGATGAAGGCGTCGTGCCCTTCGAACAGTTCGAACAAGAGCCGGAAATCGGCAGCTCCGTCGAAGTGATGGTTCGCGGTTTCAACGGCGAAGACGGCTTGTACGTCCTGACCTTGCCCGGCCAGGCGGTCGACGTCAGTGACTGGGCGGACATGGAAGAAGGATCCGTCGTCGAAGCCACGATCACGGGACACAACGCCGGCGGTTTGGAATGCAAGGTCGGCGGCGTCCGTGGCTTCATCCCGATCAGCCAAGTCACCGAGTATCGCGTCGAAGACCTATCGGAATTCGTCGACCAACGCATGATCTGTCTCGTGACCGAAGCCAACGAGCGACGCGGTAACCTGGTGCTTTCGCGTCGCGCGATTTTGGAGCGTGAGCGAGAAGAAAAACGCAAGGAGCAGTTGGAAAAGCTGGAAGTCGGCGATGAATTGAAGGGCACGGTCCGCAGCATCAAAGACTTCGGCGCCTTCGTCGATCTGGGCGGACTGGACGGGCTGATCCACATCAGCAAGCTCAGCTGGGATCGCGTCAAACACCCCAGCGAAGTGTTGGAAGAAGGCCAAGAGGTTCAGGTCAAACTGGAAAAGGTCGACAAGGCGACTGGAAAGATCAGTCTTTCCTATCGCGACCTGCTGGAAAACCCTTGGGACACCGCCGAAGCCACCTTCGCCGCGGGCACGGTTCACAAAGGCACGGTGACCCGGATCGCCAACTTTGGCTGCTTCGTCCGTTTGGCCGCCGGCATCGAAGGCTTGGTGCACATCAGCGAATTGGCTCATCATCGCGTTTCGAAAATCAGTGCTTTCGTTTCCGAAGGCGACGAAGTCGAAGTCAAAGTGCTGTCGTTCGATCGCGATACCCAAAAAATCGCATTGTCGATCAAAGCGGCCCAAACCTCGGCCGCTGACACCGCGAAAACCAAACCGACCGAAGAAGAGATCGAACCGCCACGCGAAATGGCCGTCAAGTCACGCCATGACGGTCCGCTGAAAGGCGGCAATAACCGTGACACCGGTGGCGAACGGTTTGGGCTCCGCTGGTAA
- a CDS encoding bifunctional proline dehydrogenase/L-glutamate gamma-semialdehyde dehydrogenase: protein MPTHEPKSPSAYPALDARRDAAEAIELAADLLTESRRLQTPQERRQQSELDRMIGHEGDKATLVEMTDQAFRTHTSARVADQMTHLLDLQGIPRFFNPVEQAMLKGFQAFGEYLPGVAVPLVKEKMRRETANVILPAEPDLLASHLESRQSHGVAMNVNLLGEALLGEDETRRRMQAFCDLLRMPAVQCISVKLTTLYSQVSPLAFDHTIRAVSNRLERLYRNANHDDGNGDRQAKFVYLDMEEYSDLHLTAEVLRTTLQRDDLESVKAGIALQAYVPDSYLVMCDLIQWSADRVKWGGVPLTIRLVKGANLEMERVHASVSGWPLAPYTNKHDTDANYKRMLWELITAASAGHVRVGVASHNLFDVALAMIWTQRFGAADAVQFEMLEGMANHQRRALTERDASMLLYAPACRKKDFLHAITYLIRRLDENTGAENFLRHAYRLQPNTPDFKRLADRFEAALIDSPRVSVQPRRTQNRCLPPTPPPAAKHWTQFVNEPDTDWSLPHHGRWAQETLDQWQTKCDDNAIRVTSVIAGHSVAETSNDDRADAHQWFTNDDVSRPGVVTCRYRKADIATVMMAVNIASKSTWAADRSVDERHAVLRKVAQLIRTRRGDLIGSMVAGAGKTVAEADPEVSEAVDFLEFYPLTMKAWDECPGIECRPRGVVSVITPWNFPLAIACGGISAAISAGNPVVLKPSTQTLLPAWLLCQAFWDAGVPKEALQLIICDDDVAEECLVKNPTVDTVVLTGGTSTAMRMLDVRPDLHLLAETGGKNVTIVTAMADRDLAIKHVLHSAFGHSGQKCSATSLLLLENEVFDDPVFRETLADAVRSLPVGSAWDLHTRVTPLVDPPTEKLRRGLQELESDETWLVMSERVDGHPTLYRPGVKWNVQPGSFTHTTELFGPVLGVMRFGRLEEAIEMVRNTGYGLTSGLESLDDREIRLWRESIPAGNLYINRPTTGAIVLRQPFGGVGLSAYGPGIKAGGPNYVLAFSRISHTNDWEPAGQETDTPHQSLGPLCQWMKDNESSESIFGSDQRFRFRRAVASQSLAHQTDFAKEHDTFQLVGQDNVRRYRPVDGMTVRVESGDDLADAVVAISAAVCVGTPITLSLAPEMDQVARDWLESSADWLPSLIDPIEETMAQLVQRIESGCVSRLRTVSVAGESIRRACGKRFITVIDEPVVDHGRIECLRYLNEQSISHDYHRYGNLGRRSASFERGSESRAE from the coding sequence TTGCCTACGCATGAACCCAAATCGCCGTCAGCATATCCCGCATTGGATGCCCGGCGTGATGCGGCCGAAGCCATCGAACTGGCAGCCGATTTGCTGACCGAATCTCGACGTCTTCAAACGCCGCAAGAACGACGCCAGCAATCCGAACTGGATCGCATGATCGGCCACGAAGGAGACAAAGCCACGCTGGTGGAAATGACCGACCAAGCGTTCCGCACGCACACGTCGGCGCGGGTGGCGGACCAGATGACTCACCTGTTGGATCTGCAAGGCATCCCTCGTTTTTTCAACCCGGTCGAACAAGCGATGCTGAAAGGTTTCCAAGCCTTCGGCGAATACTTGCCCGGCGTGGCGGTGCCGCTGGTCAAGGAAAAGATGCGTCGCGAAACGGCGAACGTGATATTGCCAGCCGAACCTGACTTATTAGCTTCCCATCTGGAATCGCGTCAGAGCCATGGTGTGGCCATGAATGTCAACTTGTTGGGTGAGGCGTTGTTGGGTGAAGACGAAACGCGACGGCGAATGCAAGCGTTTTGCGATCTGTTGCGAATGCCCGCGGTACAGTGCATTTCCGTCAAGCTAACGACGCTGTACAGCCAGGTTTCTCCGCTGGCTTTCGATCACACGATCCGTGCGGTGTCCAATCGCTTGGAACGTTTGTATCGCAACGCCAACCACGACGACGGCAATGGGGATCGGCAAGCCAAATTCGTCTATTTGGACATGGAGGAGTACAGCGATTTGCACTTAACCGCCGAAGTGTTGCGCACGACGCTGCAGCGCGACGACTTGGAATCGGTGAAGGCAGGCATCGCACTGCAGGCCTATGTCCCTGATTCCTATTTGGTGATGTGCGATCTGATCCAGTGGTCGGCCGATCGCGTGAAGTGGGGCGGTGTTCCCCTTACGATCCGCTTGGTCAAAGGCGCCAACCTGGAAATGGAACGCGTCCATGCGTCGGTTAGCGGTTGGCCGCTTGCACCGTACACCAACAAGCACGACACGGACGCCAATTACAAGCGGATGTTGTGGGAATTGATCACCGCAGCGTCGGCCGGACACGTTCGGGTCGGCGTCGCGTCACACAACTTATTCGATGTGGCGTTGGCAATGATTTGGACTCAGCGTTTCGGTGCCGCCGATGCCGTCCAGTTTGAAATGCTGGAAGGCATGGCCAATCATCAGCGACGCGCCCTGACCGAGCGTGACGCATCGATGTTGTTGTACGCACCGGCATGTCGCAAGAAAGACTTTTTGCACGCCATCACGTATCTGATTCGCCGGTTGGATGAAAACACGGGTGCGGAAAACTTCCTGCGGCACGCCTATCGTTTGCAACCCAACACACCTGATTTCAAGCGTTTGGCAGATCGATTCGAAGCCGCCCTGATCGACAGCCCAAGAGTTTCGGTACAGCCACGCCGAACACAAAATCGCTGTCTGCCACCGACACCGCCGCCGGCGGCAAAACACTGGACGCAATTCGTCAACGAACCCGACACCGATTGGTCGCTGCCGCACCACGGGCGTTGGGCCCAGGAAACACTGGATCAATGGCAAACAAAGTGCGACGACAACGCGATACGCGTGACATCAGTGATTGCCGGTCATTCGGTGGCGGAAACTTCAAACGATGATAGGGCGGACGCACATCAGTGGTTCACCAACGACGATGTGTCCCGTCCCGGCGTGGTCACCTGTCGCTATCGAAAGGCCGATATCGCCACGGTGATGATGGCGGTGAACATCGCATCGAAATCAACGTGGGCCGCCGACCGATCCGTCGACGAACGTCATGCGGTGCTTCGCAAGGTCGCTCAACTTATCCGTACTCGACGCGGCGATTTGATCGGCAGCATGGTGGCAGGTGCCGGAAAGACCGTCGCCGAAGCAGACCCCGAAGTCAGCGAGGCGGTGGATTTTCTGGAGTTCTATCCACTGACGATGAAGGCATGGGACGAATGCCCCGGCATCGAATGTCGTCCTCGTGGCGTGGTTTCGGTGATCACACCATGGAACTTTCCGCTGGCGATTGCGTGCGGCGGGATCTCGGCGGCAATCTCGGCAGGTAACCCCGTCGTGTTGAAACCTTCGACGCAAACGTTGCTGCCCGCATGGTTGCTGTGCCAAGCCTTTTGGGACGCGGGCGTGCCCAAGGAAGCGTTGCAATTGATCATCTGTGACGATGACGTCGCCGAAGAATGCTTGGTCAAGAATCCGACAGTCGACACGGTGGTGCTGACCGGCGGAACGTCAACCGCGATGCGAATGCTGGACGTTCGTCCGGACCTGCACCTGCTGGCCGAAACCGGTGGCAAAAACGTGACGATTGTCACGGCAATGGCGGACCGTGACTTGGCAATCAAACACGTATTGCACTCGGCTTTCGGACACAGCGGTCAAAAATGCAGTGCGACTTCGCTGCTGTTATTGGAAAACGAAGTCTTCGACGATCCAGTGTTTCGCGAAACCTTGGCGGACGCGGTTCGCAGCCTGCCGGTGGGATCCGCATGGGATTTGCACACCCGCGTGACTCCTTTGGTCGATCCGCCGACGGAAAAGCTTCGGCGTGGCCTACAGGAATTGGAATCCGATGAAACTTGGCTGGTCATGTCCGAACGCGTCGACGGTCACCCGACGCTGTACCGACCGGGGGTGAAGTGGAACGTCCAGCCGGGAAGCTTCACTCACACCACCGAACTGTTCGGTCCCGTTTTGGGCGTGATGCGTTTTGGTCGTCTGGAAGAAGCGATCGAAATGGTTCGCAACACGGGCTATGGGCTGACCAGCGGATTGGAGAGTTTGGACGATCGCGAGATCCGACTTTGGCGTGAGTCCATCCCCGCAGGCAACCTGTACATCAACCGCCCGACAACGGGTGCCATTGTTTTGCGACAACCGTTCGGCGGTGTGGGTCTTTCTGCCTATGGTCCGGGAATCAAAGCGGGCGGACCGAACTATGTATTGGCGTTTTCTCGCATCAGCCACACCAACGATTGGGAACCCGCCGGACAAGAAACCGACACGCCGCACCAGTCTTTGGGGCCATTGTGCCAGTGGATGAAAGACAACGAATCGTCCGAATCTATTTTTGGCAGTGACCAACGCTTCCGATTCCGGCGTGCCGTTGCGTCACAATCGCTGGCTCATCAAACCGACTTTGCGAAGGAACACGACACCTTTCAATTGGTCGGACAGGACAATGTGCGGCGTTATCGTCCGGTCGACGGGATGACGGTTCGCGTCGAGTCGGGTGATGACTTGGCGGACGCTGTGGTGGCGATCTCGGCTGCCGTTTGCGTGGGAACACCGATCACGCTTTCTCTTGCACCTGAAATGGACCAAGTCGCCCGCGATTGGTTGGAGAGCAGCGCGGATTGGTTACCCAGCCTGATCGATCCGATCGAAGAAACGATGGCACAATTGGTGCAACGGATCGAATCCGGGTGCGTCAGCCGACTTCGCACCGTATCGGTCGCCGGCGAGTCCATCCGGCGTGCATGCGGCAAAAGGTTCATTACCGTGATTGATGAACCGGTTGTCGATCACGGGCGCATCGAATGTCTGCGGTACTTGAACGAACAATCCATTTCGCACGATTACCACCGATATGGAAACCTTGGACGTCGATCCGCAAGTTTTGAACGCGGTTCAGAATCGCGAGCTGAATGA
- a CDS encoding phytoene desaturase codes for MATKKIVIVGAGPGGLASAMQLAKAGCDVTVLERRDRVGGRTSAIHQDGFRFDCGPTFFLYPRVLTEIFASCGYDLMDECPMQRLDIQYRLTFGGGGVLDCSADMDEMDRQIAQISPGDVGALRRYIDDNRVKLERFRPILESPFSSPMDLLRPSVLAAALYVNPQRSLGRELQRYFQDPRLVIAFAFQSKYLGMSPFNCPSLFSILSFLEYEHGVYHPMGGCSRVSEVMGDLARSMGVKIHLDQEVRSVELQGRRLKALHTDDERYEADSFVINADFADWISKNIPNAMRRRWSDQQLAKKRYSCSTYMLYLGIDGLYEDLPHHNIYISSDYEQNLRDIEHDHVLSDDPSVYVQNACVTDPSLAPHGQSTLYVLVPVTHEHANVDWSVHADPLREKTLDQLAKIGLTDVRDRIRTEHRITPVDWKKDYAIYRGATFNLAHNLGQMLHRRPQNRFEELDGVYLVGGGTHPGSGLPVIYESSRITSRLLLSDLGISTDFIDASATGITAKKPAVAAMVPA; via the coding sequence TTGGCGACCAAGAAGATTGTCATTGTCGGGGCCGGGCCCGGCGGGCTGGCCAGTGCCATGCAATTGGCCAAAGCGGGTTGTGATGTGACCGTCCTGGAACGGCGGGATCGCGTCGGCGGGCGGACATCGGCGATTCATCAAGACGGCTTTCGGTTCGATTGTGGGCCGACGTTCTTTCTGTACCCTCGGGTGCTGACGGAAATCTTTGCATCCTGTGGCTACGACCTCATGGATGAATGTCCGATGCAGCGGTTGGACATCCAGTATCGGCTGACGTTCGGCGGCGGCGGCGTGCTGGATTGTTCCGCCGACATGGACGAAATGGATCGCCAAATCGCCCAGATTTCCCCCGGCGATGTGGGTGCCCTCCGGCGATACATCGACGACAACCGGGTCAAGCTGGAACGCTTTCGGCCGATTTTGGAATCACCGTTTTCGTCACCAATGGATCTGCTGCGTCCGTCCGTTCTGGCGGCCGCGCTTTATGTGAACCCGCAACGTTCGTTGGGACGCGAACTGCAACGGTACTTCCAAGATCCACGGCTGGTCATCGCATTTGCGTTCCAGTCCAAGTACTTGGGAATGTCTCCGTTCAATTGCCCCAGCTTGTTCAGCATCCTGTCCTTCTTGGAATACGAACACGGCGTCTATCATCCGATGGGCGGATGCAGTCGTGTCAGCGAAGTGATGGGGGATTTGGCCCGGTCGATGGGCGTAAAGATTCACTTGGACCAGGAGGTCCGTTCGGTGGAACTGCAAGGTCGACGGTTAAAGGCTTTGCACACCGATGATGAACGCTATGAAGCCGACAGCTTTGTGATCAACGCCGACTTCGCCGACTGGATCAGCAAAAACATTCCCAACGCGATGCGTCGCCGATGGAGCGATCAGCAACTGGCCAAGAAGCGTTATTCGTGCAGCACTTACATGCTGTATCTGGGCATCGATGGTCTGTACGAAGACCTGCCGCACCACAACATCTACATCAGCTCGGATTACGAACAAAACCTTCGCGACATTGAACACGATCATGTTCTCAGCGATGATCCGTCGGTTTACGTCCAGAACGCTTGCGTGACCGATCCATCATTGGCTCCGCACGGCCAAAGCACTTTGTACGTTTTGGTGCCCGTCACTCATGAACACGCCAACGTCGATTGGTCGGTCCACGCCGATCCGCTGCGTGAAAAAACGTTGGATCAGTTGGCCAAGATCGGCCTGACCGACGTGCGAGATCGTATTCGCACCGAACACCGAATCACGCCGGTGGACTGGAAGAAAGACTACGCGATCTATCGCGGCGCCACATTCAACTTGGCTCACAACTTGGGACAAATGCTGCACCGTCGTCCGCAAAATCGATTTGAGGAATTGGACGGTGTGTATTTGGTTGGCGGCGGAACGCATCCCGGCAGCGGTTTGCCGGTGATCTACGAATCCAGTCGCATCACGTCGCGGTTGCTGTTGTCCGACTTGGGGATCAGCACGGACTTCATCGATGCATCGGCCACCGGCATCACGGCAAAAAAGCCTGCCGTCGCGGCGATGGTACCGGCGTGA
- a CDS encoding rod-binding protein: MNVLPSQNSFGSHLAAAPRRPNLESDSSLDAATKSAGESEPLREAFQDFVGQTMFGSMLKAMRQTAGKPAYMHGGRAEEVFQNQMDQYIVEDLTESSASTISDPMFELFNLQRQS; encoded by the coding sequence ATGAACGTCCTGCCCAGCCAGAATTCATTCGGTTCCCACTTGGCTGCCGCACCGCGGCGTCCCAATCTGGAAAGCGATTCATCCTTGGATGCGGCAACCAAATCGGCCGGCGAGTCAGAGCCACTGCGTGAAGCTTTCCAAGACTTCGTCGGGCAAACCATGTTCGGTTCGATGTTAAAGGCCATGCGTCAAACGGCGGGCAAACCGGCGTACATGCATGGTGGTCGGGCCGAAGAAGTATTTCAAAACCAAATGGACCAATACATCGTCGAAGATCTGACCGAATCGTCAGCGTCGACGATCAGCGATCCAATGTTCGAACTGTTCAACTTGCAGCGACAATCATGA
- a CDS encoding flagellar basal body P-ring protein FlgI, translating to MRLGDICRVRGQETNTLQGLGLVVGLRGTGDGDAATTSRALARAMQLMGGPVSSDTTGQLNLDDVADAKNVAMVVVTAVVPAVGAQQGDLLDVSVSAISAKSLEGGRLLTTPMLGPRTDDRNVYALAQGQLRVSPDGPATVATVEGGAKMESTIKANFHTDGRITLILDQDFADFITAQRVEDEINNYMAIIAGDSATASRGGLANGSNLTPGSARLSSNLSTARAIDQLHIEVEIPELDRASPVRFISLLLDTTIHLQSKSNRVVINESDGIVVIGKDVEIAPVLVTHRNLRIEAGGPEFVEIGQDASPETNAKLKDLADALNALDVSTEDLIAIIKTLKAKGDLYGEVVFQ from the coding sequence ATGCGTTTGGGCGATATCTGTCGTGTCCGCGGCCAGGAAACGAACACGCTGCAAGGCCTGGGGCTGGTGGTCGGATTGCGGGGTACCGGTGACGGTGACGCTGCGACAACCTCGCGCGCCTTGGCTCGAGCCATGCAATTGATGGGTGGTCCCGTTTCCAGTGACACGACGGGGCAATTGAACCTGGACGATGTTGCCGATGCCAAGAACGTGGCGATGGTCGTTGTGACTGCGGTCGTCCCCGCCGTGGGTGCCCAGCAAGGTGATTTGCTGGACGTATCGGTCAGTGCCATCAGCGCCAAAAGCCTGGAAGGCGGTCGGCTGTTGACCACGCCCATGCTGGGGCCGCGAACCGATGACCGGAATGTGTATGCCCTGGCACAGGGCCAATTGCGAGTGTCGCCTGACGGGCCGGCGACCGTGGCGACCGTCGAAGGCGGTGCCAAGATGGAATCCACCATCAAGGCGAACTTCCATACCGACGGGCGGATCACATTGATTCTGGATCAGGACTTTGCCGACTTCATCACTGCCCAACGGGTCGAAGACGAAATCAACAATTACATGGCGATCATCGCAGGCGATTCCGCTACGGCATCGCGGGGTGGATTGGCAAACGGATCCAACCTAACCCCCGGATCGGCACGACTCAGCAGCAACCTTTCGACCGCCCGCGCGATCGATCAGCTGCACATCGAAGTTGAAATTCCGGAACTGGATCGCGCTAGTCCCGTGCGTTTCATCTCCCTGTTGCTGGACACCACCATCCATCTACAGTCCAAATCCAACCGCGTCGTGATCAATGAATCCGATGGCATCGTGGTTATCGGCAAAGACGTGGAAATTGCGCCGGTCCTGGTGACCCATCGCAATTTGCGAATCGAAGCCGGCGGACCTGAATTCGTGGAAATCGGTCAAGACGCTTCGCCGGAAACCAACGCCAAATTGAAAGACCTGGCCGACGCGCTCAACGCGTTGGATGTTTCCACCGAAGATCTGATTGCGATTATCAAGACACTAAAGGCCAAAGGTGACTTGTACGGCGAAGTCGTTTTTCAGTAG
- a CDS encoding flagellar basal body L-ring protein FlgH, with product MNTNAPSIIGHRGLRILALVLSVLLAAPSMGLAQSTSLFHGDDVNGSSQGSNSQVVGPHGSDAPVISAPYGQTPPPHPGLAAVSWTYTPPLPRRVFQIHDIVTIRVDEIARVLAEGSAESRKITQYSAVLSDWIRLTQGRLQPDEQPNGDPSVAGNTNNQYRAESDVDTSEALTFNIAARIVDIRPNGNLVLEARKKFRVNDNLWETALSGICRAQDVGPDNVVLSRDLIDLEIDKQDQGQLRDGYKRGWFTRWFDRLQPF from the coding sequence ATGAACACAAACGCACCTTCGATCATCGGTCACCGCGGGTTACGGATCCTGGCACTGGTGTTAAGCGTCCTGCTGGCGGCGCCATCAATGGGGTTGGCCCAGTCGACTTCACTTTTTCACGGCGATGATGTCAACGGATCGTCACAAGGGTCCAACAGCCAAGTGGTCGGCCCACACGGATCTGATGCACCGGTGATCTCTGCGCCCTACGGTCAAACCCCGCCGCCACATCCGGGATTGGCTGCTGTCAGTTGGACATACACGCCGCCATTGCCACGACGCGTTTTCCAAATCCACGACATCGTCACCATCCGGGTCGACGAAATCGCTCGGGTCCTGGCCGAGGGAAGCGCCGAGAGCCGCAAAATCACCCAATACAGCGCCGTGCTGAGCGATTGGATTCGTTTGACCCAGGGCCGGTTGCAACCCGACGAGCAGCCCAACGGCGACCCCAGCGTCGCGGGAAATACGAACAACCAGTACCGTGCGGAATCCGACGTCGATACCAGCGAAGCCCTAACCTTCAACATTGCCGCTCGCATCGTCGACATTCGGCCCAACGGAAATCTGGTCTTGGAAGCCCGCAAAAAGTTTCGGGTCAACGACAACCTTTGGGAAACCGCCCTATCCGGAATTTGCCGCGCCCAAGACGTGGGCCCCGACAACGTGGTGCTTAGCCGCGACCTGATCGATCTGGAAATCGACAAGCAAGATCAAGGACAATTGCGGGACGGATACAAACGAGGTTGGTTCACACGGTGGTTCGACCGACTCCAGCCTTTCTGA
- the flgA gene encoding flagellar basal body P-ring formation chaperone FlgA, translating to MNQADAANRCQRTSIARSTLFAALLVGWYWNPSSIDCFAQEPPSAPSTSALNDEPVKSLWRFRCVGRTNLETTVIRLGDVAEPIGVPTDVWTRLRGGIIGLIPVGQGRARIERDRLAQAVARSEGTEQPIEWIGPDMIEVSLRKQHPPRQSLAGPSPLQRLGDRPAPRRSSVQKVSAPNESSPTLSTSPTSTESAVRPSGNTSVPAAMPVADPPSPHVVSRLESWIRMSVQRQNPELMKHYDVQLASSSENLAGFTQLQSAGGIMHTSFREAVLPPQEPVEQSTPIRRAIMVTGRGVDGPIDAQVVLQLKPHPMFVAPKMPLRRGHRIRVEDLTWVPVPEDQQRDDYSSDVDDFIGKEIVGLARQDAPLSVSAVAPPVLIHRGDQIELRVVGGGVRVTTMAKALDDGHLSQLIEVETTEPRRRMVARVAASGLAEIVTRSPRVR from the coding sequence GTGAACCAGGCGGACGCCGCAAACCGTTGTCAACGCACGTCGATCGCTCGATCGACGTTGTTTGCTGCGCTGCTGGTTGGATGGTACTGGAATCCTTCGTCGATCGATTGCTTCGCACAGGAACCTCCATCAGCACCGTCGACATCGGCACTGAACGATGAACCCGTCAAATCGCTTTGGCGTTTCCGCTGTGTTGGTCGCACGAATCTGGAAACGACCGTCATCCGATTGGGCGACGTTGCCGAACCGATCGGAGTCCCCACGGACGTCTGGACGCGGCTTCGGGGCGGCATCATTGGTCTCATTCCCGTCGGCCAGGGCCGTGCAAGGATCGAACGCGACCGTTTGGCGCAGGCGGTCGCAAGATCCGAGGGCACCGAACAACCGATCGAATGGATCGGCCCGGACATGATCGAAGTCTCGTTGCGAAAACAGCATCCGCCACGGCAAAGCCTTGCCGGACCGTCTCCGCTGCAACGATTGGGTGACCGTCCCGCACCGAGGCGATCTTCCGTGCAAAAGGTGTCCGCACCAAACGAATCGAGCCCGACGCTTTCGACTTCACCAACATCAACCGAATCCGCTGTTCGACCGTCGGGCAACACGTCGGTACCCGCCGCCATGCCTGTGGCGGATCCGCCTTCGCCACACGTCGTATCGCGACTGGAATCTTGGATCCGGATGTCGGTTCAGCGACAAAACCCCGAGCTGATGAAGCACTATGACGTTCAGTTGGCGTCGTCATCGGAAAACCTGGCCGGATTCACGCAACTTCAATCGGCCGGCGGAATCATGCACACCAGTTTCCGCGAAGCCGTCTTGCCGCCCCAAGAACCTGTCGAGCAATCGACACCGATCCGACGTGCGATCATGGTGACCGGGCGTGGAGTGGATGGCCCCATCGACGCGCAGGTCGTGCTTCAGTTGAAGCCGCATCCCATGTTCGTTGCTCCAAAGATGCCACTTCGTCGCGGCCATCGAATTCGCGTGGAAGATCTAACCTGGGTTCCCGTCCCGGAAGACCAACAACGCGACGACTACAGTTCCGACGTCGACGACTTCATCGGGAAAGAGATCGTCGGCTTGGCACGACAAGACGCGCCGCTTTCGGTGTCGGCAGTGGCGCCGCCGGTGCTGATCCATCGCGGTGATCAAATCGAATTGCGAGTCGTCGGTGGCGGAGTCCGCGTCACCACGATGGCCAAAGCGCTGGACGATGGTCATTTGTCACAGTTGATCGAAGTCGAGACGACCGAACCGAGACGCCGAATGGTCGCCCGCGTCGCTGCGTCCGGCCTTGCCGAAATCGTGACTCGGTCCCCCAGAGTGCGCTAA